Proteins from a genomic interval of Indicator indicator isolate 239-I01 chromosome 1, UM_Iind_1.1, whole genome shotgun sequence:
- the QTRT2 gene encoding queuine tRNA-ribosyltransferase accessory subunit 2, translating into MKFKLCGVGCGRLGTLMGLGKNGAAALALPGCLLYTRTGSAPHLTHDSLQMVSGVPTVAQLTLPTVAELHEVLEEYKEGAAKFIGMPDTVLYCSLLDPVAPCPSGYNTNKTVSLWGTSGRMELTASKFMDIQRAIQPDWFQCISDGDTISGEVSRKRAEKSVDRSLSFLDICLQLLEKSPELQGSVMFGAIEGGDILEERLRSARETAKRPVGGFLLDGFQGSAMAKETKLKLIASVTAELPEDKPRIIHGIGKPDEVLECIERGVDIFESFFPFQVTERGCALVFSYDCHSDPEAAALKQNGAQDMEKNGAEDQDEISKPDPEMTPFEIFLKDKRYQDDFGPLLEGCTCYCCQRHTRAYVHHLLVTNELLAGVLLMMHNFQHYFSFFSAIQDALRDNKLDQLKKLIFRQVLQGPANAKPGQ; encoded by the exons ATGAAGTTCAAGCTGTGCGGAGTGGGCTGCGGGCGGTTGGGGACGCTGATGGGCCTGGGCAAGAACGGGGCTGCCGCCCTGGCGCTGCCAGGTTGCCTGCTGTACACGCGCACCGGCTCGGCGCCCCACCTCACCCACGACAGCCTGCAGATGGTCAGCGGCGTCCCCACTGTGGCCCAGCTCACCTTGCCCACCGT GGCAGAACTTCATGAGGTACTGGAAGAATATAAAGAAGGAGCTGCAAAATTTATAG GTATGCCAGACACGGTGCTCTACTGCTCCCTTCTTGACCCAGTTGCTCCCTGTCCATCTGGCTACAACACTAACAAG ACAGTGTCCCTGTGGGGCACCTCAGGGCGGATGGAATTGACAGCTTCCAAGTTCATGGACATACAGCGAGCCATCCAGCCAGACTGGTTCCAGTGCATCTCTGATGGAGACACCATTTCTGGGGAAGTTAGTAGAAAAAGGGCCGAGAAGTCTGTGGATAGATCTCTTTCCTTCCTGGATATATGCCTTCAGCTGCTAGAAAAATCACCG GAACTACAAGGAAGTGTAATGTTTGGAGCAATTGAAGGTGGAGATATCTTGGAAGAGAGGCTCAGATCAGCCAGGGAGACTGCCAAGCGACCTGTGGGTGGCTTTCTGCTAGATGGCTTCCAGGGATCTGCCATGGCCAAGGAGACCAAGTTGAAACTGATAGCTTctgtcacagcagagctgccagaggATAAACCAAG AATCATCCATGGTATAGGCAAACCAGATGAGGTGCTTGAGTGCATTGAAAGGGGAGTGGACATTTTTGAGAGCTTCTTTCCCTTCCAAGTGACAGAGCGAGGCTGTGCCTTGGTTTTCAGTTATGACTGCCATTCAGATCCTGAAGCAGCAG ctttaaaacaaaatgggGCCCAGGACATGGAGAAGAATGGTGCTGAAGACCAGGATGAAATCTCCAAACCTGACCCAGAAATGACACCATTTGAGATATTTCTGAAGGACAAAAG ATACCAAGATGATTTTGGACCTTTGCTGGAAGGATGCACCTGTTACTGTTGTCAGAGGCACACTCGTGCCTATGTCCATCACCTTCTCGTGACCAATGAGCTGTTGGCTGGTGTCCTGCTTATGATGCACAACTTCCAGCATTACTTCAGTTTCTTCAGTGCCATACAGGATGCCTTAAGAGACAATAAACTGGATCAGCTGAAAAAGCTCATATTCAGGCAGGTGCTTCAAGGACCAGCAAATGCAAAGCCAGGCCAGTGA